The following are from one region of the Bacillus methanolicus MGA3 genome:
- a CDS encoding SpoIID/LytB domain-containing protein produces MKKIVYLFLLFISTFPSFAKAAEPVQYPNEVNVSVYLSDNFTITLNGSYQLYNKDTGAQTIIPQGTVLTIKKDSTGITVSYTGFSQNSATGFDLQELAGSSLSIAKVSNGLSYRGSFFLKPNGSKTELINILDMEDYLKGVVPSEMPASWPKEALKAQAIAARSYAANTMMLTSTAASQVYRGYTAEDPRTNEAIKETEGLVVKYNGKPIQAFFHSTSGGRTANVGDVWNSDQKYYPYLVSVEDPYESSPYSNWSVTYSAADILKSFGFTNSSTVLNEITLSKTGANGEVRGVTVKTSSGDKTITGNESDIRKLFPLQSASHYNMLYSNWFDIKVTKAQSNLSVQTASGTVSISQLKGQTVQTSDGQIVLPDSNVSIQTASGTVTNEDTGITSVTISGKGWGHRIGMSQYGAKGFAEKGWKAEQILTHYFKGTTVSK; encoded by the coding sequence TTGAAAAAGATCGTTTATTTATTTTTACTTTTCATTAGCACCTTTCCATCGTTCGCAAAAGCAGCGGAACCTGTTCAATATCCAAATGAAGTGAATGTATCTGTTTACTTGTCAGATAACTTTACGATTACTTTAAATGGTTCATATCAGTTGTATAACAAAGATACCGGCGCTCAAACGATAATCCCTCAAGGTACGGTTTTAACAATAAAAAAAGATAGTACGGGAATTACTGTCAGCTACACTGGCTTCAGCCAAAATTCAGCAACAGGTTTTGATTTGCAAGAATTAGCCGGCAGCAGCCTGTCAATAGCAAAAGTAAGCAACGGTTTATCTTATCGCGGAAGCTTTTTTTTAAAACCTAATGGAAGCAAGACGGAACTAATTAATATCCTTGATATGGAAGACTACTTAAAAGGCGTTGTTCCAAGTGAAATGCCTGCCTCTTGGCCAAAAGAAGCACTTAAAGCGCAGGCAATTGCTGCCCGAAGCTATGCAGCCAATACTATGATGCTTACAAGCACTGCGGCAAGCCAAGTTTACCGGGGATATACAGCAGAGGATCCCCGTACAAATGAAGCCATCAAAGAAACGGAAGGATTAGTGGTTAAATACAACGGAAAACCCATTCAGGCATTCTTCCATTCAACAAGCGGCGGAAGAACAGCAAACGTTGGGGATGTTTGGAATTCAGATCAAAAATACTATCCATATCTTGTTTCAGTAGAAGATCCTTACGAGTCTTCTCCATATAGCAATTGGAGTGTCACTTATTCCGCTGCTGATATACTTAAATCCTTTGGTTTTACAAATAGTTCCACTGTCCTTAATGAGATAACACTTTCAAAAACGGGCGCTAACGGAGAAGTCAGAGGAGTAACAGTAAAAACCTCATCCGGTGATAAAACAATAACCGGAAATGAATCTGATATAAGAAAACTTTTTCCGCTTCAAAGCGCAAGCCATTATAATATGTTGTATTCAAACTGGTTTGACATAAAAGTAACAAAAGCGCAAAGTAATCTATCTGTCCAAACTGCAAGCGGAACAGTTTCTATATCTCAGTTAAAAGGGCAGACTGTCCAAACATCAGATGGCCAGATTGTTTTACCAGATTCAAATGTTTCCATCCAGACCGCTTCAGGTACGGTAACGAATGAAGACACAGGGATTACTTCTGTCACCATAAGCGGAAAAGGCTGGGGACATCGAATTGGAATGAGCCAGTATGGAGCGAAAGGATTTGCTGAAAAAGGCTGGAAAGCAGAACAAATTCTTACTCATTATTTTAAAGGAACAACAGTATCGAAATAA
- a CDS encoding glycosyltransferase family 4 protein, producing MRVIYLCQHFPPETGAPQIRVYEVSKELIKRGHQVEVLTAFPHHPKGVIPEEYRGMFYLFEDWDGIPVHRSWIYPSPKGSFWKRLASYFSFTFSAFYSIFKSKPTDVIICNSPPLFLGITGYLGAKIKRAKFIFNVADIWPESAVELGILKNKVFIRMAEWLENFLYKKSWKIATATEGIKEYMIRKGKNEKDVFLLPNGVNTDTFHPMPKDKDLLKEIGIENKKVFMYAGTLGYAQGLDSVLRAAALLKEREPDVHFLFVGDGQEREKLLKLKEDLKLDNVTFYGSVPVSEMPRMFSIADFSIVSLRNIELFKGARPSKIFPAISTGTPVLYCGDGESAAILEEYQCGKIAPPENPEGIASAVSELMKISENEYEQMCQNGRKLAVEQYSWKSIVDDLLVHIQEAQKARG from the coding sequence ATGAGAGTTATCTACTTATGTCAACATTTTCCCCCTGAAACAGGTGCACCTCAAATAAGGGTTTACGAAGTAAGCAAGGAACTTATTAAAAGAGGGCATCAGGTGGAAGTACTTACAGCTTTTCCTCATCATCCAAAGGGAGTAATACCTGAAGAATATAGAGGAATGTTTTATTTATTTGAAGACTGGGACGGAATACCGGTTCATCGTTCATGGATCTATCCGTCGCCAAAGGGAAGTTTTTGGAAACGGTTGGCATCCTATTTTTCATTTACGTTTAGTGCGTTTTATTCGATCTTTAAATCTAAGCCCACGGATGTGATTATTTGTAATTCTCCGCCTTTATTTCTTGGGATTACAGGTTATTTAGGCGCGAAAATAAAAAGGGCAAAGTTTATATTCAATGTGGCTGATATTTGGCCAGAATCCGCTGTGGAACTAGGGATTCTAAAAAATAAAGTGTTTATTCGAATGGCCGAATGGCTTGAGAATTTCCTTTATAAAAAATCGTGGAAAATAGCGACGGCGACTGAAGGAATTAAAGAGTACATGATCCGGAAAGGAAAGAATGAGAAAGACGTATTTCTTTTACCAAATGGGGTAAATACAGATACATTTCATCCGATGCCAAAGGATAAGGATTTATTAAAAGAAATTGGCATTGAGAATAAGAAAGTCTTTATGTATGCAGGTACTCTAGGATATGCACAAGGGTTAGATTCTGTATTAAGGGCTGCTGCCCTATTAAAGGAACGAGAACCTGATGTTCATTTCTTGTTTGTCGGTGACGGCCAAGAAAGGGAGAAGCTATTAAAGCTAAAGGAAGATCTTAAGCTTGATAATGTTACCTTCTACGGTTCTGTTCCCGTTTCGGAAATGCCGAGAATGTTTTCGATTGCTGATTTTAGTATTGTTTCATTACGAAATATTGAATTATTTAAGGGTGCAAGGCCTTCAAAAATATTTCCTGCCATCTCTACTGGAACACCTGTTTTATATTGCGGCGATGGAGAAAGTGCCGCGATATTGGAAGAATATCAGTGCGGTAAAATTGCCCCTCCGGAGAACCCTGAAGGGATTGCTTCAGCCGTATCCGAGCTTATGAAAATTTCGGAAAACGAATATGAACAAATGTGCCAAAACGGCCGTAAACTTGCTGTTGAGCAATATTCTTGGAAAAGTATAGTCGATGACCTGCTGGTTCATATCCAAGAAGCACAAAAAGCAAGGGGCTGA
- a CDS encoding SH3 domain-containing protein has protein sequence MKKIFASSVLATAVLFPVLVNAEELNFPSNMTVSQKVEIRKGATESYPVVSSIPTGQKVIVIDKVTNSFGETWYRVDLGNVKGWGPADHFTTASSSGIQAGKEAVVNSDNVNVRKGATTSYEAIAKLSKGQIVKVIDSFTNKNNELWYQIQTGTIKGWVNQEFLSPKPEVNPAPPQATEKTVQADKTAVRRGAADTYKAVTYLVKGQKVRIIDTFKNSMGETWYRVDLGAVQGWVIETAFKQSSLPPAPETTELPAIGTYVYSHLNGLNVKRGAADSYTTVASLSLNQKIKVLDHFVYTNGEAWLRVEVNPSLAGWVPADAVGTSQALNQTLYVSVDTANLRSGPSTNYSIIDRASKGTILKAVDTARDSNGGLWYKAITSRNQVVWVHSTVVTNQPVSSVATKYVATKNAVLYSGASFQYEVKERLAYNSKVTVLNEVVNSLNQTWVQIKSSTGRTGWTPKYELISSKNDLQYVYALNKAVIRRGAGTNYSVSAYLKENDKLIVLQEINGWLNVETLGGKRGWIDKSLTSKVSTKKLISPTVETIDGDQHLIWKKTSNFNLTYSILSSNRLKLSGGFTDVEVPSTKIKGISSIDPSGVITFEPGYTFTIRNYPDKVTIKIIQNGLAGKKIIVDAGHGGKDTGAIGPTGLREKDVNLATALLLKAELEKKGAIVTLTRSTDIFLELSERTAIANSSHYDAFISIHADSLSTTSRGTTTYYNTTVNFNGPKSKKLADAIQKNIISSMGTYDRGVKEQEFYVNRMNQLPSILVELAFISNPKEEALLRSTAFRQKAAIEITKGLEEYFTNF, from the coding sequence GTGAAAAAAATCTTTGCTTCTTCGGTTCTGGCAACTGCTGTATTGTTTCCTGTCCTCGTGAACGCGGAAGAACTAAATTTTCCGTCTAATATGACGGTAAGCCAAAAAGTAGAAATACGAAAAGGAGCTACTGAGAGTTATCCAGTAGTTTCATCGATTCCAACTGGCCAAAAAGTAATCGTAATTGACAAAGTCACTAATTCATTTGGTGAAACATGGTACCGCGTAGATTTAGGAAATGTGAAAGGCTGGGGGCCTGCAGATCACTTCACAACAGCAAGCAGTAGCGGTATTCAGGCAGGCAAAGAAGCAGTGGTCAATAGCGATAACGTAAACGTAAGAAAAGGAGCAACTACTTCGTACGAAGCAATTGCGAAACTATCAAAGGGCCAGATTGTTAAAGTAATTGATAGTTTTACAAATAAGAACAATGAACTGTGGTATCAAATCCAAACCGGTACTATAAAGGGCTGGGTCAACCAAGAGTTTCTGTCTCCTAAACCCGAAGTAAATCCCGCTCCTCCTCAAGCAACTGAAAAAACTGTCCAAGCAGATAAAACCGCTGTTAGAAGAGGAGCCGCTGATACATACAAAGCAGTAACATATCTCGTGAAAGGACAAAAAGTTCGAATTATTGATACATTTAAAAATTCTATGGGAGAAACGTGGTACCGAGTGGATTTGGGGGCGGTCCAAGGCTGGGTGATAGAAACTGCTTTTAAACAATCAAGCCTTCCTCCGGCTCCTGAAACGACCGAACTCCCGGCAATTGGCACCTATGTATATAGCCACTTAAATGGGCTGAATGTAAAAAGAGGAGCAGCTGATTCATATACTACTGTTGCTTCACTAAGTTTGAATCAGAAAATAAAGGTTCTCGACCATTTTGTCTATACAAATGGTGAAGCTTGGTTAAGAGTAGAAGTAAACCCTTCTTTAGCCGGATGGGTTCCTGCTGATGCTGTAGGCACTTCCCAGGCATTAAATCAAACTTTATACGTAAGCGTTGATACCGCCAATCTAAGGAGCGGCCCATCAACAAATTATAGTATTATTGACCGGGCTTCCAAAGGCACCATTTTAAAAGCAGTTGATACAGCTAGGGATTCAAATGGAGGCCTATGGTACAAAGCGATTACAAGCAGAAATCAAGTTGTCTGGGTACACTCAACAGTCGTAACAAATCAACCCGTTTCGAGCGTTGCAACAAAATATGTCGCTACAAAAAATGCTGTTCTCTATTCAGGAGCATCTTTCCAATATGAAGTGAAAGAGAGACTTGCCTATAACAGCAAAGTAACCGTTTTAAACGAAGTTGTTAATTCATTAAATCAAACATGGGTTCAAATTAAAAGTTCAACCGGTCGAACAGGCTGGACGCCTAAATATGAATTAATCTCTTCAAAAAATGACTTGCAATATGTATATGCTCTGAATAAAGCAGTAATCCGAAGAGGTGCTGGAACGAACTATTCTGTATCCGCTTATTTAAAAGAGAACGATAAGCTTATTGTGCTGCAAGAAATAAATGGATGGTTAAATGTTGAAACTCTTGGCGGAAAGAGAGGATGGATAGACAAATCATTAACCTCAAAAGTGTCTACGAAAAAGTTAATTTCGCCGACTGTTGAAACGATTGACGGCGATCAGCATTTAATATGGAAAAAAACAAGCAATTTTAATTTAACCTATTCAATCCTTTCTTCCAACCGCTTAAAGCTTTCCGGCGGATTTACGGATGTTGAAGTGCCATCTACTAAAATAAAAGGAATCAGCTCAATCGATCCGTCCGGGGTCATTACCTTTGAACCGGGATATACATTTACAATTAGAAATTATCCAGACAAAGTGACGATTAAAATTATTCAGAATGGTTTAGCCGGCAAGAAGATAATCGTTGATGCCGGCCATGGTGGAAAAGATACAGGAGCAATTGGTCCGACCGGTTTAAGAGAAAAAGATGTGAATCTCGCAACAGCGCTGCTTTTAAAAGCTGAGTTGGAAAAAAAGGGAGCCATCGTCACACTAACCCGTTCAACGGATATTTTTCTCGAACTGAGTGAAAGAACAGCTATTGCAAATTCATCTCATTACGATGCGTTTATCAGTATTCATGCTGACTCTCTTTCGACTACCTCAAGAGGAACAACTACTTATTATAATACAACGGTAAACTTTAACGGACCAAAAAGCAAGAAACTGGCAGATGCGATCCAGAAAAATATAATTTCTTCAATGGGCACTTACGATCGCGGTGTTAAAGAACAAGAATTCTATGTTAATAGAATGAACCAACTTCCAAGTATTTTAGTTGAACTAGCTTTCATATCCAATCCTAAAGAAGAAGCATTGCTTCGTTCGACAGCATTCAGGCAAAAAGCAGCAATCGAGATTACGAAAGGGCTCGAAGAATATTTTACTAATTTCTAA
- a CDS encoding SH3 domain-containing protein, translating into MNRTKKIVVAGALALGIGAGAYMFTPKGINAASNVVLASVDWVTSQINPMKTKIADLESKVASQQQEINNLKAQLSQIGNPTTPPANGQLPSTVYTIKSSVTIHSGAARSYKVVATKPAGSALKVIDSFNNPSTGLWYRVEISSTVKGWVFSGDVSTSKPSASGPTQVITTGDVQLRRGASDSYSTIQLIPKGTTLKYIQTFVNAKGETWYNVETSSGVKGWILGSLGEVR; encoded by the coding sequence ATGAACCGTACTAAGAAAATTGTCGTTGCCGGTGCATTAGCTTTAGGGATTGGAGCTGGCGCGTATATGTTCACGCCTAAAGGCATAAACGCTGCTAGCAACGTCGTCTTAGCGAGTGTTGATTGGGTAACATCCCAAATTAATCCTATGAAAACAAAAATAGCCGATTTAGAATCAAAAGTTGCTTCTCAGCAGCAAGAAATAAATAATTTGAAAGCGCAGCTTTCTCAAATTGGGAATCCGACTACACCGCCAGCAAATGGACAATTGCCTTCAACCGTTTATACGATTAAAAGTTCCGTAACCATCCATTCAGGAGCAGCAAGAAGTTATAAAGTAGTCGCAACAAAGCCGGCGGGTTCAGCACTAAAGGTGATCGATTCTTTTAATAATCCCTCTACCGGGTTATGGTATCGTGTAGAAATCTCTTCTACAGTAAAAGGATGGGTTTTCTCAGGTGATGTTTCAACATCGAAACCATCAGCCTCTGGACCAACCCAGGTTATTACAACGGGTGATGTTCAACTACGCAGAGGCGCATCTGACAGCTATTCAACCATTCAACTCATTCCAAAGGGAACAACTTTAAAATATATTCAAACTTTTGTTAACGCAAAGGGTGAAACCTGGTATAATGTTGAAACCTCATCAGGTGTTAAAGGCTGGATTTTAGGCAGCCTTGGCGAGGTGAGGTAA
- a CDS encoding glycosyltransferase: MKVLLLAPSKSIHTHKWALFYKNKGIDVKVVTFADHYSAENAQEVDTYVLPKLLPGKFSYFSSVFSLKKVLKQFKPDIFHAHYVSSYGFIGALANYHPFYVSVWGRDIFQFPQQGSVNRKIVEYTLEKADVICSTSHVMAKETNKYINKKIFVTPFGVDLNKFRPIEGLKSEENITIGTVKALSDKYGIADLIKAFAKVFETNPNTKLLIVGDGPQRSEYEQLSKDLGISHVTTFTGRVPNDRVPEYINQMDIFAVPSTEDSESFGVAAVESMACGVPVVVSNVGGLPEVVLDGKTGFVVPKENHLELARAFNRLIEEPQKRLEMGSAGIQHVKEHYNWIDNANGMLNLYEETLQRGMKS; the protein is encoded by the coding sequence ATGAAAGTCTTATTACTAGCTCCAAGCAAGTCGATACACACACACAAATGGGCTTTGTTTTACAAAAATAAAGGAATTGACGTTAAAGTAGTGACATTTGCTGACCATTATTCGGCAGAAAATGCACAAGAAGTTGACACATATGTGCTTCCTAAACTATTACCCGGGAAATTCTCTTATTTTTCGAGTGTTTTTTCATTAAAAAAAGTGCTTAAACAATTTAAGCCTGATATTTTCCATGCTCATTATGTATCAAGCTATGGATTTATCGGTGCTTTAGCCAATTATCATCCTTTCTATGTTTCTGTATGGGGAAGAGACATTTTTCAATTTCCGCAGCAAGGCAGCGTTAATCGCAAAATTGTTGAATATACTCTTGAGAAGGCCGATGTCATTTGTTCGACAAGCCATGTCATGGCAAAGGAAACGAACAAATATATAAATAAAAAAATATTTGTTACACCATTCGGAGTAGATTTAAATAAATTCCGGCCAATAGAAGGACTTAAATCTGAAGAGAATATAACAATCGGAACGGTGAAAGCTCTCTCAGACAAATATGGAATCGCTGATTTAATAAAAGCTTTTGCAAAAGTTTTTGAAACGAATCCAAACACAAAATTGCTAATTGTCGGCGATGGCCCGCAGCGATCAGAGTATGAACAATTATCAAAGGATCTTGGTATCAGTCATGTGACCACCTTTACAGGCCGGGTGCCTAATGACCGTGTTCCTGAGTACATTAATCAAATGGATATTTTTGCAGTTCCCTCCACTGAGGATAGTGAGAGTTTTGGAGTAGCAGCTGTAGAAAGCATGGCCTGCGGTGTTCCTGTTGTTGTCTCCAACGTTGGAGGGCTTCCTGAAGTTGTACTCGATGGGAAAACAGGGTTTGTAGTCCCTAAAGAAAACCATTTGGAGCTAGCTAGAGCATTTAACCGATTAATAGAGGAGCCTCAAAAAAGATTGGAGATGGGTTCTGCAGGAATTCAACATGTGAAGGAACACTATAACTGGATTGATAACGCAAATGGAATGTTGAACTTATATGAAGAAACCTTGCAGAGGGGGATGAAGTCATGA
- the galU gene encoding UTP--glucose-1-phosphate uridylyltransferase GalU gives MIKKAVIPAAGLGTRFLPATKAQPKEMLPIVDKPTIQYIIEEAVQSGIEDIIIVTGRNKRAIEDHFDKSVELELLLKKTGKNDMLEIVENISNMVDIHYVRQKEPLGLGHAVLCAKKFIGKEPFAVLLGDDIVDSEVPALRQMIDQFNEVQSSILGCNEVPLSEVNKYGIVDFSDQQGELYKVNSLVEKPPVEKAPSTLAIVGRYILTPAIFDMLEQVKPDKKGEIQLTDAIDSLLEKESIYSYIIKGNRYDVGDKFGFLQASIDFALKRPDLKDKLEAYIKQIIQK, from the coding sequence ATGATCAAAAAAGCAGTTATACCTGCAGCAGGACTTGGAACTCGGTTTTTGCCTGCTACAAAAGCCCAGCCAAAGGAAATGCTGCCAATTGTTGATAAGCCTACTATTCAGTATATTATCGAAGAAGCTGTTCAATCCGGAATAGAGGACATTATTATTGTTACCGGAAGAAACAAACGTGCAATTGAGGATCATTTTGATAAATCAGTTGAATTGGAATTGCTTCTTAAAAAAACAGGAAAAAATGACATGCTTGAAATCGTTGAGAATATCTCAAACATGGTAGATATCCACTATGTTCGCCAGAAAGAACCTCTTGGCCTCGGACATGCTGTTTTATGTGCGAAGAAATTTATCGGAAAAGAGCCGTTTGCTGTTCTGCTTGGCGATGATATCGTTGATAGTGAAGTTCCGGCATTGCGCCAAATGATTGACCAATTTAATGAAGTTCAATCAAGTATTCTTGGATGCAACGAAGTTCCTCTTTCAGAAGTGAATAAATATGGAATTGTCGATTTTTCAGACCAACAAGGCGAACTTTACAAGGTAAATAGCCTTGTTGAAAAGCCGCCAGTGGAGAAAGCACCGTCTACTTTGGCAATCGTTGGGCGATATATTTTAACTCCTGCTATTTTTGATATGCTTGAGCAAGTAAAACCTGATAAAAAAGGCGAGATTCAGTTAACAGATGCGATCGACAGCTTGCTTGAAAAAGAATCTATTTATTCCTACATTATTAAAGGAAACCGGTATGATGTAGGGGATAAGTTTGGATTCCTTCAAGCCTCAATCGATTTTGCCTTAAAACGGCCAGATTTAAAGGATAAACTGGAAGCGTATATTAAACAAATTATTCAAAAATAA
- a CDS encoding glycosyltransferase, whose product MKSVLLYYPFQIAENANSGSKLRPKEIYNAFLEWGSQRGIEILLLSGSSEDRENQFERWKKQGKLDDLLFCYMENQTIPLWLTDANHIPKKPFVDLKVMKFLKQRNIPVGVFYRDVYWKFDELYPLKGVKKHVMKTIYRLEEKFYEKYCHVIFLPSDAMGNFVEINRKKVALPPGGRKREIVRNNSSGQTGKGIYVGGINNEDYGLFLLLDALEIVNKEGQVCDLTVVCRQDEYEKLPDNKKERLKNLKVTVKHLSGEALNQLYQEMDFAFIPRFKSTYNDFSVPVKLVEYLSNELPVIATNCSAQEEIINRDGYGVICKDDPNSMAEAIATMINNAELYRENIKKTFIEKHSWVARVERVASVLLKEEI is encoded by the coding sequence ATGAAATCAGTTTTACTTTATTACCCTTTCCAAATCGCTGAAAATGCAAATAGCGGTTCAAAGCTTCGCCCAAAAGAAATTTATAATGCCTTTTTAGAGTGGGGAAGTCAACGAGGCATCGAGATTCTGTTGCTATCTGGTTCTTCGGAAGATCGGGAAAATCAATTCGAGAGATGGAAGAAACAAGGGAAGCTTGATGATCTATTGTTTTGTTATATGGAAAATCAAACAATCCCTTTATGGTTAACAGATGCAAACCATATCCCGAAAAAACCTTTTGTTGACTTAAAGGTCATGAAGTTTTTAAAACAAAGGAATATACCAGTCGGTGTTTTCTATCGTGATGTATATTGGAAATTTGATGAGCTTTATCCTTTAAAAGGTGTTAAAAAGCATGTAATGAAGACAATTTACCGATTGGAAGAAAAGTTTTATGAAAAATATTGTCATGTTATTTTTCTTCCAAGTGATGCGATGGGCAATTTTGTAGAAATTAATCGAAAAAAGGTTGCTTTGCCGCCTGGAGGAAGAAAACGGGAAATTGTACGAAACAATTCCTCTGGACAAACGGGAAAGGGAATTTATGTAGGCGGCATTAACAATGAAGATTACGGTCTATTTTTACTTCTTGATGCCCTGGAGATCGTTAACAAAGAGGGACAGGTTTGCGATTTAACGGTCGTTTGCCGGCAAGATGAATATGAAAAACTTCCTGATAACAAAAAAGAAAGGCTCAAGAATTTGAAGGTAACTGTAAAGCACCTTAGCGGAGAAGCTTTAAATCAGCTCTATCAAGAGATGGATTTTGCTTTTATTCCCCGGTTCAAAAGTACGTACAATGATTTTTCAGTTCCGGTAAAGCTGGTAGAATATCTATCAAATGAATTGCCTGTTATCGCCACAAACTGCTCTGCCCAAGAGGAAATCATCAATCGAGATGGCTACGGTGTTATTTGCAAGGATGATCCAAATTCAATGGCAGAAGCAATTGCAACGATGATTAACAATGCGGAGCTTTATCGAGAGAACATTAAGAAAACGTTCATTGAAAAACACTCGTGGGTAGCAAGAGTCGAGAGAGTAGCAAGTGTCTTGTTAAAGGAGGAAATATGA